The Flammeovirga yaeyamensis genome segment AAAATTTGATGATGCCATATCTGTATCTTAATTACTTGATAAATAAGTGGTTGATAGTTATAAACTTGATGCTTAAATATCAGCCGAACCGCAAAGTTAGACAATGTATTTTTTTAAACTATACATTATTAACATCTTTTTAATACCCGGAGATTTTGAGCATAAAAAAAGCACGAGGACCAGCCTCATGCTTTTTGTCTCTATAATGTATAATTATAGACTATAAAGATTCAATTGCAGTACAAGCATTTTCGAAGATTTCTTCGATAGTACCTACACCGTTAATTGATTTGAATTTACCTTGACCTTCGTAGAAGTTCGCTACAGGAGCAGTTTTGTTATTGTACTCCTGTACACGGTTACGGATCAAATCTTCGTTTTGATCATCTGTACGACCAGAAGTCTCACCACGTTTTAAGATACGTTTTGTCAACTCTTCTTCATCCACCTCTAAAGCAACCATACCAGAAATAGCGATGTCATTGCTTGCCATTAATTGGTCTAAAGCTTCTGCTTGAGCTACAGTACGAGGGAAACCATCAAAGATAAAACCGTTACCAGTTTTAAATTCTTTGATCTTAGAGTCGATCATACCAATAACTACTTCATCAGGAACTAATTGACCTTGGTCCATCAATTCTTTTGCTTTTAGCCCAAGTGGAGTACCCGCTGCGATTTCACCACGAAGTAAATCACCAGTAGAAAGGTGAGTCAATTCGTACTTCGCTTTGATTTTATCACTTTGCGTACCTTTACCAGCACCCGGAGGGCCAAATAATACAAGATTGATCATTTTGTAAGTTTATTTTAGTATAAAATATTTCTTCATCTTAATTAAGAGAAATACCCTTAAACGGCAAAACTAAAAAAAATACCGAATTAATTGTAAGATAATGTTCTCTTAATTTAAAATTGATGTACTTGAAAAAGGTTTATTTAGAAAAATGGCAATGAATTGGATATAAATCGGTTGCAATACGAATTATATATTTATTTTAAGGTTTGATCTTAAAATGCTTAGGGCTTTACTCATTCTTTTTTCTATGGCCTTAATGCTTACATCTAATCTATCGCTTATTTCCGCATAGGTCAAACCTTCCATACGATTCATTAAAAAAACTTCTTTACTTTTATCTGGCAACTGATTAATGGTTTCTTCCAATGAATGTTGAAACTCATTCAATTCCATCTTAAATTCTGGATTGGTTTCTGTTTCTCCGTCTTTCTTATTTTGTTTTTGCTCGAATTGTAACACCACTTTATTATGCTTGATGTAATTCATCGCAAGATTATTCGCAATCGTATATAAGTAAGTTTTAGCTGTTTCTTTGATCACCTTTTCACGCGCTTCCCAAAATTTGATATACGCTTCCTGTGCGATATCTTCTGCCGCGTCGATATCGCCTAATTTGTAATAAATGAAACTTCGGATACTTTCGAAATACTGATCGAAAAGCAACTTTAAATCTTTTTCATTTATTTGGGCTTGATTGTTTTCTTGATAATTTATTGACGTCACTTTTAATTGTCATATGAATAGAGAAGTTCTTGAATTTTTTATTTTAAACCAATAAAATTTTTCAAGAGACTTACGCTAGAGGGTAAAAATACAAAAGTTATTGAATAATGTTTACAAATTATTCCCTTTAGATTGCTGTTCGAATAAGGTATTATAATGACCTTTTTTCTCAAGAAGTTCATTATGAGTACCTTCTTCAATAATTTTACCTTCATGAAGCACAATTATTTTATCAGCCAATTTTGCAGAAGAAACTCTGTGAGAGATGATTACAGAAGTTTTATTCTTCATTACCCTCTGTAAATTATTTAAAATTAGGTTTTCAGTTTTCGTATCTACCGCAGAAAGACTATCGTCTAATACTAAAATTTTAGGATTCCCTAAGATAGCTCTAGCAATCGTCGTTCTTTGTTTTTGACCACCAGATAACGTAATACCACGTTCGCCCACTAAAGTATCCAATCCTTTGTCCATCTGAACGATATTTTCATAAAGTCCAGCGTCTTTTGTAGCTTGAATGATATCTTCTTCTGTCGCATCTGTCTTAGCAAAAGAAATATTATTTCTTAAGCTATTAGAAAATAGGAAGACATCTTGTGGAGCCATATTAATCTGTGATCTGATATCTTGAAGGTTATATCCTTTAAGATCTTCTCCATCAATATAAATAGTACCTGATGAAGGATCGTAAAGACGAGAAATAAGGTTGGCTACAGTACTCTTACCAGATCCTGTAGTACCTAAAATCGCTAATGTTTTACCAGATTCAATCTCAAAAGATAATTCATCTAATGCTTTAATTCCAGAGTCAGGATAGACCAAAGAAACTTTATCGAATTTTAGATTACCTTTAATATCTTTCTTTTCTGAAGAGGTAGAAACTATATCTGGAGTTTCGTTTAAAAACTCATTAATTCTTTTCTGAGAGGCAGCTGCTCGTTGTACAATACTTGTTACCCATCCTAAAGAGGTGACAGGCCATGTAAGCAACGTTACATACATAATAAATTCGGCAATTACACCCGCAGTGATCGTACCTTTTTCTACTTCTATACCACCAACATATACCGTAAGGATAGTCGATAGACCGATGAGGAACAACATCAAAGGGTAGAACATCGAGTTCACTTTGGCTAACTCTAGTTGTCTGTTCTGGTATTCTGTAGCGTTTTCATCAAATTGTGAGAGCGATTCGTTTTCTCTTACAAAAGCTTTAATCACTCGAATTCCAGAAAAAGCTTCTTGTACAAAAGTCGACATCGAAGACAGCTGTTGCTGTATCAATTCAGACTTCTTATTGATGATATTATTGACGAAGTAAATACTGATCGATAAAAGAGGAAGAGGAAATAAAGCCCAGAAAGTAAGATGAACATTGATACTTAACATGATACCAATGGTCAGAATAAAGGAAATGATCATGTTGATTGAATACATGATAGCAGGTCCTAAATACATTCTCACTTTACTTACATCTTCAGAGATTCTTGCCATCAAATCGCCAGTATTGTTCTTTCTGTAGAAGCTCAAAGAGAGTTTTTGATAATGCTCGAAGATATCATTTTTCAAATCGTATTCTATCAAACGCGACATCACAATGATAGTCTGACGAACAAGAAATAAGAATACGCCTCTCATAAGGGCCATCAATACAATGATCCCTCCGTAAAGAAGTACCGTTTGAAAGAAATCATCTACAAAAACAGTATGTTCTGCTGATCCTTTCAATAGCTCTTGTGTCTTGAAAGTATCAATAACTAGATCAAGAGCGTAACGTACAACTTGTGCGGGTGCAATGGCAAAAATGTTTGATATGATCATGAAGATGATCCCAAGGGTCAGCCTAAAACCATATCGAATAATGTATTTATTTAAGAAAGCGAGTTCTTTCATGCTTCTTTAAGAAATCTTTTTTGAAAGATAATAGGGATAATTGTTGTCACAAAATATCGAAACACAAATGTAACCAAATAGTTTAAACATGAATGTAAAGAGAGGTTTGGATAAGGAAATTTTAAACTTAAAATCATGAAAATTTTATATCTGAAGGGTAAATTCTAAATAAGATTTAATATTTTATCTAAAAATGTTATGCTTGCATACCTTTTATTTCTATATTTGACAAACACACACACCAAACAATACATCACAAAAGTAAAAATGAAAGCATGGAGGGATTGCGCAGATCTGAAAAAAAGAAGCAGTCGGTCGACTTAAGTATCAAAGCCACTTGGTTAGGAATTTCGAAGATGTATAACCTATTAGGTGCACCTTATGATATTTCCCATTCTATAGGATTCGTATTGTTGAATATTGATCCGGTAGATGGAACGCCCGCGACTAAAATTGCTCCTTTGATGGGTATGGAAGCAAGGAGTTTGACCAGAATGCTTAAAAATTTCGAAGAAAAAGGTTTAATAGTTAGAATACCTGATAAACACGACAAACGTAAGGTGATTATCAAGTTGACTGATTACGGACAAGCCAAACGCGAAATGTCGAAACAGACGGTAAAGGTTTTTCAGAGAAGAGTAGAAGAGAAAGTTTCCTTAGACGAATTAGGCGTTTTTTTTCATGTGATGGATCAAATTAATGATGTCATTAAAGACCCTAAAAATCATATGTTTGATGAGATTAGAGACCGTTTAAAAGAATACGGTATCACAGAAGACAATCTCAACAAATAATATGATACTATCTATCTCGATTCAATTTTGAATACACATAAATAAACAACACAAATCGGTAAACCGATGAAGAAAAGAACTATCAGGAAAGTAGCAGTACTTGGCTCCGGAGTTATGGGGTCGCGTATCGCATGTCACTTTGCGAATGTAGGTGTCGAAGTTCTATTATTAGACATTGTACCTAGAGAATTATCAGAGGCTGAAGCAGCCAAAGGGCTTACTATGGAAAGCAAAGCTTTTCGTAATAAAATAGTAAACGATGCTCTTAAAACAGCTTTAAAATCAAAACCGGCTCCTGTATACAAAAAAGGAGTAGAAAGACTTATTACCACAGGTAACTTTACAGACGATATGTCTAAAATCGCATCGTGTGATTGGACCATTGAAGTAGTTGTGGAAAACTTGGATATCAAAAAGAAAGTATTCGAGGAAGTAGAAAAATACAGAAAGCCAGGTACACTGATCACATCAAATACTTCGGGTATCCCGATGAAATTTATGTGTGAAGGCAGAAGTGAAGATTTTGTGAAAAACTTCTGTGGCACTCACTTCTTTAACCCTCCGCGTTACCTAAGATTATTGGAAATCATTCCAGGCCCATCAACAGATCAAGACGTGGTCGATTTCTTGATGAACTATGGTGATGTTCAATTAGGTAAAGAAACTGTTTTATGTAAAGATACACCTGCATTTATTGCCAACCGTATTGGCGTTTACGCAATTATGTCGGGTATGCATACCATCCAAGAAATGGGATTATCTGTTGGCGAGGTAGACAAACTTACAGGTCCTATTATTGGTAGAGCAAAATCAGCAACATTCCGTACAAGTGATGTCGTTGGTTTGGATACTATGGTTAAAGTATCGAATAATTTGCATGCAGGTTTGCCAGAAGATGAATCAAAAGAACGTTTCGTATTACCTAAAATCGTTAGCGAATTGAACGATAGACAATGGTATGGCGATAAGACTAAGCAAGGTTATTACAAAAAGACAAAAGACGAGAAAGGTAAGAAAGTCATTCTTGAATTGAATCTTGAAACATTCGAATATCAACCAAAAACTAGAGCGAAGTTTAAAGCTTTAGAGGCAGTGAAAGATATCGATAACCTAAGAAAACGTCTTCCAATTCTTCTAAACTTTGAAGACAAAGCGGGAGATTTCTACCGTAAAACATTCTTTGATGTATTCCGTTACTGCTCGAACCGTATTCCAGAAATTGCGGATGAGTTATTCAGAATTGATGAAGCAGTAGCTGCAGGTTTTGCTTGGGAATTAGGTCCATTTGAAACATGGGATATTCTTGGAGTTAAAGGCACTGTAGAAAAAATGGAAGCAGCTGGAGAGAAGCCTGCTGCATGGGTGTACGAAATGCTTGAAGCAGGTCATACCTCTTTCTATAAAAATGAAGGTCGTCAGAGATATTATTACGATATCCCTACGAAATCATATAAAGTGGTTCCAGGTACTGAGTCTCTAGTGATGTTAGAAACACTAAGAGAAGAAAATGTAGTTTGGAGCAACCCAGGAGCAACATTATTCGATATCGGCGATGGCGTATTGAACTTAGAGTTCCATACTAAAATGAATGCCCTAGGACAAGAAAACTTGGAAGGTATCAATACAGCAATTTCTATCGCTGAAGATCAAGGATGGAAAGGTGTTGTGATTGGTAACGAATCTGCGAATTTCTCAGCAGGTGCTAACCTTGCCATGTTATTTATGTTTGCTTGTGATCAGGAATACGATGAAATCAACTTGATGATTGCTCAATTCCAGAAAACAATGATGAGAGCACGTTATTCTTCTGTACCTGTTGTTGCGGCCACATCTGGCTTGGCATTAGGTGGTGGATGTGAACTTTCGATGCATTGTGATGCTGTACAAGCACACGCCGAAACGTATATGGGTCTAGTAGAAGTAGGTGTTGGTTTAATTCCAGCCGGTGGAGGTACCAAAGAAATGGCACTTCGTGTATCGGATCACTTAAAATCGGGTGACCCAGAATACAACCGTCTTCAAGATGCATTTATGAGCATTGCGACTGCTAAAGTAGCGACTTCAGCAGAAGAGATGAGAGACATGGGCTTCATGAACGAAGCATCGAGAATAACGCTTAACCGTAAACGTGTGATTGCAGATGCTAAAACAAGAGTATTGGAGTTATCCGCTCTTGGTTATGCAGAGAAAAATCAGCGTAAAGATATTAAAGTACAAGGTCGTGGTGGCATGGCTTTATTCGAAGCAGGTATTGCTGGAATGGAGTATGCAAATTGGGCTTCAGAGCATGATGCAAAGATTGCTAGAAAGCTAAATTATGTAATTAATGGTGGCGATTTATCATCACCTACTTATGTGTCTGAGCAGTATTTACTGGATTTAGAGCGTGAGGCATTCTTAAGTTTATCGGGTGAAAAGAAAACATTGGAGCGTATCCAGAGTATTATTTTCAAGGGTAAACCTTTAAGAAACTAATTAATTCATCATCAAAAATTAACCACAGATCATTAATTAAAAGACAATGGAAGCTTATATCGTAGCAGGTTATAGAACAGCGATCGGCAAGGCGAAAAAAGGGGGATTTCGATTCACACGTCCTGACGATTTAGCAGCAGATGTTATCCAACATCTAGTCCAAAGTGTTCCCGCTTTGGATCCAACTAGAATCGACGACCTAATTGTAGGTTGTGCGATTCCTGAAGCAGAACAAGGTATGCAAATGGCGAGAATGATTTCGTTATTGGCATTTGCTCCAGATAATTTAAAAGTGCCAGGTGTTACAGTAAACCGTTACTGTGGTTCTGGTGTGGAAACAATTTCCATGGCGACTGCTAAAATTAGAGCAGGTATGGCTGATTGTATTATCGCAGGTGGTACAGAATCGATGTCGATGGTACCAATGATGGGATACAAAACTGGATTAAACTATAAGATAGCTACAGAAACACCTCAATACTACTTGAACATGGGATTGACGGCTGAGGAAGTAGCAAAAGAATACGGAATTGATCGTGATGAAGCAGATGAGTTTGCAGTAAAATCACACGAAAAAGCTTTGGCAGCGATCAAGGAAGGTAAATTTAAAGACGAAATCGTTCCAATTACTGTGAAAGAAACGTATTTGGAAGGAGATCGCAAAAAGACAAGAGAGTTTGTAGTAGATACAGATGAAGGACCTCGTCCATCAGATGTTTCTGGTTTAGGTAGATTAAAGCCTGCATTCAAACAAGGTGGTCAAGTAACTGCTGGTAACTCTTCTCAAACATCAGATGGTGCTGCTTTTGTGATGGTGATGTCAGAGCGTATGGTGAAAGAGTTAAAGTTAGAGCCAATCGCTAGAATGGTATCTTATGCATCGGCAGGGGTAGATCCAAGAATCATGGGTATTGGTCCTGTTGAAGCTATTCCAAGAGCTTTAGCACAAGCAGGTCTTAAAGCATCTGATATCGAGCAAGTAGAATTGAACGAAGCCTTTGCTGCTCAATCTCTTGCCGTAATCAAAAACATTGATATCGATCCGAACATCATAAATGTGAATGGTGGAGCGATTGCTTTAGGTCACCCACTAGGTTGTACTGGAGCCAAGTTATCCGTTCAATTATTTAACGAGATGCGTCGTCGTAATCAGAAATACGGAATGGTAACTGCCTGTGTAGGTGGAGGCCAAGGTGTAGCGGGTATCTATGAGTTATTGAAATAATATAGCCATAATATATAATTTGAAAGTTATAAAAAGAGCATTCTTCGGAGTGCTCTTTTTTATTTTATAAATGATATATTTATAGGATGAAGTTATCAGAGAAAACACAATCGATTTACGATCAAATTAATTCAGATAAGACCAAACTAGGTGATATCAAGAAGTTAGCGAAGGAGATAAAGAAAGACCATGAAATGGCGTTGGAGTTATGGACAATTCCGGAATTCTTTCCTCGTCAATTAGCTATTTTGATATTGGATAAGGCAAAATTGGATCAAGAGGTCATTAATCAGTTAGATAAGGACATACAAGAACAACACCCTCAAAAGGAAAAAACACAAATGATTGATTGGTTGATGGCGAATCAGTTAACCAAAAATAAAAAGTTGATTGGGTTGATGGAATCTTGGGAAGATAGTCCATCTGCATTGCAGAGAAGATTGTTCTGGTATTATCAAGCAAGATTGAGATGGACAGGAAAAACACCACCATCCAACTCTAAAGAGTTAATTGATAAGCTAGAAGCTGATATACTAAACGAACCTCCTGAGGTGCAATGGGCCATGAACTTTACAGCAGCATGGATTGGTATCTACGAAAAAGAATATAGAGATCGTTGTATTTCTATTGGAGAAAATATCGGATTATATAAAGAGGAGAAGGCTCCTAAAGGGTGTACTCCGAATTATTTACCAGAGTTTATCAGAATTGAAACGTCCAAAAGAGGACTATAAGTGTCATAAGAATACGAGACACTATCTTAATGTTTCTATCTTTTTGATTTTATCGAAAAGTTAACCTCAATAAATCCTTTTATATTGAGAAATGACTTTTAACTTTGTTCCATGAACTTTAAAAACAATTTGAAGAGGTATGTATTATCCTTTTTACCTCTATTTATTTTTTTAGTAACACCTTCTTGTAGAGATTGTGACGCCTTTTCTAATCCATCATCATATGCATTAGGGGCTTTTTATGATAAAAATAATCCGACAACAGCAGTAAATATTACTTTTGAGTCGATTAATGGTATTGGGGGAGCAAATATTCCTCAGTTATCAAATCAAAAGATTTTATTGCCGTTGAAAGTAACTGAGCGTCAGACTGGGTTTTCGTTTATAACTTCAGGGTTGGCGGATACAACTTATATTGATTATTCGACATCAGTAAAAGTGAATGGTCCTGATTGTGGTGCTTTTGAGCAGTTTACTGGTTTAGGAGTATCAAGAGATCCTTCTCAACCCGGTCAATCGTCGTATAGTGGAGTACAAGGAGCATTGTTCGATTCTGTTGTAGTGGTAAATAATACGGTATCGGCCGATACTATCAATGAAAATATTCAATTTTTAATTGATATATGCGATGCTGATATTAAAACAGCTAGTAGAAATTTGATTGTTACTTTTTATGATATAAAAACGAATAATCCGAGAGAGTTACAGTTTACCTCTATACATGTTAAAGGTAGAGATTCAGATCCTATTTACACTGATGCAGATAAGTTTAGTACAATTAATTTACCTTTAGAATCTGATACTACCACTGTATTTGAGTTTAGAATTGGTGAAGATGATAGTGACCCGAACACGATTACTCAGGAATTAAAAGTAAGATTTAATAATTCTACCGTAATAAATGATGATGAAACCGGATGTATTTTTACAAATGGTACAGGTTCGGTAACTTTGGTAAGTAATAATGTAGAAGGAGATAACTTTGTCTTTCCTATAGATTCTATTTTCCAAAGAATGGAAGTTGATAGAAAGACAGTAAACACTAATCCTGATTTCCCGAATGTTAAGTTATTTAATTAAAAATACATATTCATTTATTTTCATCTTGACGATGTGTTTATTCAATATCGAAGGATTTGCACAAACGTTAGATGATGATATTGATGCCGCGGATCAGGCAGCTGATTCTGCTTTAGTAGAGCAAGATACGACGGTTATCGATTGGCCTTTAAATAAGAAAGGTCAACCGAAAGGATCTGGTTACTTTGTTTTATCAGGTATCCGATTAGGAACAGATTTAAGACCACTTGTCACTTCATTAACAGATGAAGGAATGACTGCCTATACTTTTTATGGAGATGTTATGATTCGTAACATGTGGTATATTACTGCAGAATACGGTTATATGGATAGAACAAGAAGTAGTGTAGAAACTAATGTTTTTAACTATCAATCTGTAGGAAATTTTTATCGTTTTGGAATTGAATATAACCTAATGCGTCGTGCTTCTGTAGATAGTGGTTTGTCTATTGGTTTGAAATATGCGAATTCTAGATTCGATCAATCAGCAGATTACTACAGTACAGGAAATGGCTATTGGGATGAAGGGGCAACCTTAAAAAGTTTAACAGAGAAAAATGTGAATGTGGATTGGTTTGAGTTTGTAGTCAGTTTACGTTTAGCTTTATGGAAAGGCCTAACTGCCGACTTCGGTTTTGCCTACAATATCAAAAAAGACTTTCCTGATACTGCAATTACTAAAAATGATATCCCTGGTTGGTATTTCAATAAAGATGATCGTTCTAGACTTAATTTTCAATATCGATTATTATATAGAATACCTTTATTCCCAATTTATACTCAAGAAAGACCTAGAAGAAGATAGATATTTACTATCTTAAATTATATCTAATTGTATTAGGTTTTACTTCTCTTCAAAAACTATTTTGTAAAACCTGATCATCAGAGTTCGTTGAACTCGGATTTATACTTACTCTTTTTACAATCATTCATGAAAAAACTACTTTTTACAATCTTATTACTCTTTTTTGGAGGTTTCCTTTGGGCACAAGAAAGTTCGACTTCTGATGCAGACCCAAGGTTGTTAGATTTTAATGCTAATGAAAATAGAGGACAATGGTATACCTCTTTAACAGTTCAAGTGTCATCCAGTAATGCTACAGATGAAGACCAATTTATTAGGCAGTTACATTCACAAGACAATGGAAGTTTTGAAATAGGTACTCAAGGTGGTTATTTCATTAAAGACTTTTTTATGGTGGGGGTTGAATTTTCTTACAACCGTCAAGAAAAAGATGAAATCTATACTGCTAATAATATAAGAACTCATTTGAAATCAGTGGGTCAGGGATATTACATTGCACCATATATCAGAAATTATATTCCGTTATCAAAGAATAGAAGGTTTAGTATTTTTAATCAGACAGCTTTACAAGTTGGTTTTGGAACAAGTTTAAAACAAACAGAAGCTAATGAAGAAACTGATAAAGTAAAGACTGATCGAATTACATTAGGTATAGGTATTCAACCCGGTTTAGCCGCATTTATTACTGATGGTTTTGCTTTTGAAGCTTCAGTGGGTCTATTAGGATTAGAAATGGACCATAGTAAATCAGTTAAAAATTACACAGAAGAATCACAAAGAACTGATTTTGACTTAGACTTTAAAGTCAATTTATTACAAATTAAACTTGCTGTAGCTTATTATTTCTAGAGATATGAAAAAATTAAATTATTTGATGTTCACTACTATGGTAGTTGTGTTTACATCTTGTATAGATTGGGATTATTTTGGTTTACTAAATGAAAATCAAATTATCATCTTTTCTTTAGAAGATCAAACGGGTTCTCCTTCAGAAATAGACTCAGTAAATTCATTAATAATAGTTCCAGTAAATAAAACTGCTGATCGATCGAACTTAGCTCCAACTGAAATTAAACTATCTAGTTTGGCTACTATTAAACCCGGAGTTGGAGAGAAACAAGATTTTAGAGATACAGTAACTTATGTTGTAACGGCTGAAGATGGCTCAATTCAGAATTGGAAAGTAATCGCGGAAGCTCAAAATGATGAAATACCAAATGCTGATTATGAGGAATGGTATACTGTAGGTTCATATCAACAACCTGGTCCAGGGAGTGAGTCAACAGGTGCACAATATTGGGATACTCCTAATAGAGGATCAAATACTGGAGGTCAAATTTTAGTTAATCCAGCGGATGGACCTACTGGTCAATATATTCACATGGAAACTAAAATTACAGGTCTTCCCCCACTAATAGAAGTCTTATCGGCTGCGAGTGTTTTTTCTGGGAAATTTACTGATGGTAGTTTAGATCTTAATAACCCAAGAAAGAACATCAACTTTGGTAGAAATTTTGGAAGTAAGCCAATTTCATTTTCTGTGGATTATAAATATACCCCTGGAACTGATTATAGAGTAAATAGTCAACCTTCAACTGGAAATGACGAGTGTGATATTTATGTACTGCTTCAAGTTCGTAAAGATGATGGAACGAGATTGAGATTAGGAACAGCATGGCATAGAAGTGGTGAGACGGTGTCTGATTGGACAAATTTGAAACTGGATATTCACTATGGAGAATTACCCGAAAATGCACCTTCTTACACAGGTTTAAATCAATATGAAGATGAAGTTGAAACTGGTTTTGCAGATGCTTCAGAGTTTCCGACTCATATAATTATAGTATATTCTGCAAGTGCTTTAGGAGATGATTTTACAGGTGCAGCAGGTAGTATATTAGAAATAGATAATTTTGCTCTTCAATATGAATAAGATTAAAAAAGCCTATCATAAATGAAAAATGATAGG includes the following:
- a CDS encoding adenylate kinase, with protein sequence MINLVLFGPPGAGKGTQSDKIKAKYELTHLSTGDLLRGEIAAGTPLGLKAKELMDQGQLVPDEVVIGMIDSKIKEFKTGNGFIFDGFPRTVAQAEALDQLMASNDIAISGMVALEVDEEELTKRILKRGETSGRTDDQNEDLIRNRVQEYNNKTAPVANFYEGQGKFKSINGVGTIEEIFENACTAIESL
- a CDS encoding RNA polymerase sigma factor, whose protein sequence is MTSINYQENNQAQINEKDLKLLFDQYFESIRSFIYYKLGDIDAAEDIAQEAYIKFWEAREKVIKETAKTYLYTIANNLAMNYIKHNKVVLQFEQKQNKKDGETETNPEFKMELNEFQHSLEETINQLPDKSKEVFLMNRMEGLTYAEISDRLDVSIKAIEKRMSKALSILRSNLKINI
- a CDS encoding ABC transporter ATP-binding protein, translated to MKELAFLNKYIIRYGFRLTLGIIFMIISNIFAIAPAQVVRYALDLVIDTFKTQELLKGSAEHTVFVDDFFQTVLLYGGIIVLMALMRGVFLFLVRQTIIVMSRLIEYDLKNDIFEHYQKLSLSFYRKNNTGDLMARISEDVSKVRMYLGPAIMYSINMIISFILTIGIMLSINVHLTFWALFPLPLLSISIYFVNNIINKKSELIQQQLSSMSTFVQEAFSGIRVIKAFVRENESLSQFDENATEYQNRQLELAKVNSMFYPLMLFLIGLSTILTVYVGGIEVEKGTITAGVIAEFIMYVTLLTWPVTSLGWVTSIVQRAAASQKRINEFLNETPDIVSTSSEKKDIKGNLKFDKVSLVYPDSGIKALDELSFEIESGKTLAILGTTGSGKSTVANLISRLYDPSSGTIYIDGEDLKGYNLQDIRSQINMAPQDVFLFSNSLRNNISFAKTDATEEDIIQATKDAGLYENIVQMDKGLDTLVGERGITLSGGQKQRTTIARAILGNPKILVLDDSLSAVDTKTENLILNNLQRVMKNKTSVIISHRVSSAKLADKIIVLHEGKIIEEGTHNELLEKKGHYNTLFEQQSKGNNL
- a CDS encoding MarR family winged helix-turn-helix transcriptional regulator: MEGLRRSEKKKQSVDLSIKATWLGISKMYNLLGAPYDISHSIGFVLLNIDPVDGTPATKIAPLMGMEARSLTRMLKNFEEKGLIVRIPDKHDKRKVIIKLTDYGQAKREMSKQTVKVFQRRVEEKVSLDELGVFFHVMDQINDVIKDPKNHMFDEIRDRLKEYGITEDNLNK
- a CDS encoding 3-hydroxyacyl-CoA dehydrogenase/enoyl-CoA hydratase family protein — encoded protein: MKKRTIRKVAVLGSGVMGSRIACHFANVGVEVLLLDIVPRELSEAEAAKGLTMESKAFRNKIVNDALKTALKSKPAPVYKKGVERLITTGNFTDDMSKIASCDWTIEVVVENLDIKKKVFEEVEKYRKPGTLITSNTSGIPMKFMCEGRSEDFVKNFCGTHFFNPPRYLRLLEIIPGPSTDQDVVDFLMNYGDVQLGKETVLCKDTPAFIANRIGVYAIMSGMHTIQEMGLSVGEVDKLTGPIIGRAKSATFRTSDVVGLDTMVKVSNNLHAGLPEDESKERFVLPKIVSELNDRQWYGDKTKQGYYKKTKDEKGKKVILELNLETFEYQPKTRAKFKALEAVKDIDNLRKRLPILLNFEDKAGDFYRKTFFDVFRYCSNRIPEIADELFRIDEAVAAGFAWELGPFETWDILGVKGTVEKMEAAGEKPAAWVYEMLEAGHTSFYKNEGRQRYYYDIPTKSYKVVPGTESLVMLETLREENVVWSNPGATLFDIGDGVLNLEFHTKMNALGQENLEGINTAISIAEDQGWKGVVIGNESANFSAGANLAMLFMFACDQEYDEINLMIAQFQKTMMRARYSSVPVVAATSGLALGGGCELSMHCDAVQAHAETYMGLVEVGVGLIPAGGGTKEMALRVSDHLKSGDPEYNRLQDAFMSIATAKVATSAEEMRDMGFMNEASRITLNRKRVIADAKTRVLELSALGYAEKNQRKDIKVQGRGGMALFEAGIAGMEYANWASEHDAKIARKLNYVINGGDLSSPTYVSEQYLLDLEREAFLSLSGEKKTLERIQSIIFKGKPLRN
- a CDS encoding acetyl-CoA C-acyltransferase, with the protein product MEAYIVAGYRTAIGKAKKGGFRFTRPDDLAADVIQHLVQSVPALDPTRIDDLIVGCAIPEAEQGMQMARMISLLAFAPDNLKVPGVTVNRYCGSGVETISMATAKIRAGMADCIIAGGTESMSMVPMMGYKTGLNYKIATETPQYYLNMGLTAEEVAKEYGIDRDEADEFAVKSHEKALAAIKEGKFKDEIVPITVKETYLEGDRKKTREFVVDTDEGPRPSDVSGLGRLKPAFKQGGQVTAGNSSQTSDGAAFVMVMSERMVKELKLEPIARMVSYASAGVDPRIMGIGPVEAIPRALAQAGLKASDIEQVELNEAFAAQSLAVIKNIDIDPNIINVNGGAIALGHPLGCTGAKLSVQLFNEMRRRNQKYGMVTACVGGGQGVAGIYELLK
- a CDS encoding DNA alkylation repair protein, with the translated sequence MKLSEKTQSIYDQINSDKTKLGDIKKLAKEIKKDHEMALELWTIPEFFPRQLAILILDKAKLDQEVINQLDKDIQEQHPQKEKTQMIDWLMANQLTKNKKLIGLMESWEDSPSALQRRLFWYYQARLRWTGKTPPSNSKELIDKLEADILNEPPEVQWAMNFTAAWIGIYEKEYRDRCISIGENIGLYKEEKAPKGCTPNYLPEFIRIETSKRGL
- a CDS encoding DUF6452 family protein, with product MNFKNNLKRYVLSFLPLFIFLVTPSCRDCDAFSNPSSYALGAFYDKNNPTTAVNITFESINGIGGANIPQLSNQKILLPLKVTERQTGFSFITSGLADTTYIDYSTSVKVNGPDCGAFEQFTGLGVSRDPSQPGQSSYSGVQGALFDSVVVVNNTVSADTINENIQFLIDICDADIKTASRNLIVTFYDIKTNNPRELQFTSIHVKGRDSDPIYTDADKFSTINLPLESDTTTVFEFRIGEDDSDPNTITQELKVRFNNSTVINDDETGCIFTNGTGSVTLVSNNVEGDNFVFPIDSIFQRMEVDRKTVNTNPDFPNVKLFN